From Rickettsia endosymbiont of Ceutorhynchus obstrictus, a single genomic window includes:
- a CDS encoding type II toxin-antitoxin system VapC family toxin, producing MIGIDTNVLVRYLTQDDEKQATIVNKVISQYENQAQSIFINNIVICELIWVLERGYKYSKKEITDAVRAILSTTEFVFEQPETLWLSLNDYEKYNADFSDILLGKINKVYGCISTITFDNKAVTLKEFSEPKNYNTL from the coding sequence ATGATAGGTATTGATACTAACGTTTTGGTTAGATATTTAACTCAAGATGATGAAAAGCAAGCAACTATTGTAAATAAAGTAATAAGTCAATATGAAAATCAAGCACAATCAATATTTATTAATAATATAGTAATATGTGAACTTATTTGGGTTTTGGAACGAGGCTACAAATATTCTAAAAAAGAAATAACTGATGCAGTAAGAGCTATATTATCAACTACAGAATTCGTATTTGAACAACCTGAGACATTGTGGCTCTCTCTCAATGATTACGAAAAATATAATGCTGATTTTTCAGATATTTTACTGGGTAAAATTAATAAGGTGTATGGATGTATTTCTACTATAACTTTTGATAATAAAGCAGTAACATTAAAAGAATTTAGTGAACCTAAGAATTATAATACCCTATGA
- the dapF gene encoding diaminopimelate epimerase, translating into MIKKIKFVKMHGLGNDFVIVDANDLPKQCNLVRLAKDIADHRLGIGCDQFIIYDKHLDYYEMVIYNIDGSSAKLCGNASRCLAKLLYLKSGEKNITITIVDKKLLCSVDNNDQISVNVGVVSFNESWMPEREKIWAVAERYMIDLKETICVDIGNPHLVIFSKVEPQDQNIISEKLQDKELFKDGVNVNFAEVKDNKIYLSVWERGAGLTLACGSGACASFAASLKLGFMHSPSEVVFKLGSLIMSEQKGHIIMTGPASLVASGEFYYD; encoded by the coding sequence ATGATAAAGAAAATTAAGTTTGTAAAAATGCATGGATTGGGGAATGATTTTGTTATCGTTGATGCAAATGATTTGCCGAAGCAATGTAACTTAGTACGGCTCGCTAAAGATATAGCCGATCACCGTCTAGGGATCGGCTGTGATCAGTTTATTATTTATGATAAACATCTCGATTATTATGAAATGGTCATTTACAATATAGACGGCTCTAGTGCTAAATTATGCGGTAATGCTTCAAGATGTCTTGCTAAGTTATTATATCTTAAATCGGGCGAAAAGAATATCACTATAACAATAGTTGATAAAAAACTATTATGTAGTGTTGATAATAACGATCAAATTAGCGTTAATGTAGGAGTAGTTAGCTTCAATGAATCTTGGATGCCTGAGCGTGAAAAGATTTGGGCGGTTGCTGAGCGTTATATGATTGATTTAAAAGAAACTATTTGTGTTGATATCGGTAATCCGCATTTGGTTATTTTTAGTAAAGTTGAGCCTCAAGATCAAAATATAATTAGTGAGAAATTACAAGATAAAGAATTATTTAAGGACGGCGTAAATGTTAATTTTGCCGAAGTTAAGGATAATAAAATTTACTTATCGGTTTGGGAGAGAGGGGCAGGGCTGACGCTTGCCTGCGGTAGCGGTGCTTGTGCAAGTTTTGCGGCAAGTTTAAAACTGGGCTTTATGCACTCTCCAAGTGAAGTAGTATTTAAACTAGGTAGCCTTATTATGTCCGAGCAGAAGGGGCATATAATAATGACGGGTCCTGCTAGCTTAGTTGCTAGCGGAGAGTTTTATTATGACTAA
- a CDS encoding NAD(P)H-dependent glycerol-3-phosphate dehydrogenase, giving the protein MFKNIAVYGGGSFGTALACQVARCCNNATLFLRDSEIANEISIKKTNSKYLDEIILPNNIIATTDLTTVKDFEVIIIATPSIAFDSAIKLLKTSGISPTGILLIATKGFANNPTELLSARVKSILPDNPIAFIAGPNLAKEIANGLLTGVTIASSDKDLADKLAISLASEFFVTTSSDDIITLQIAGAVKNIIAIKSGLYEASGQGENARALLITDALKEIKILSKALGGMQSDPNILFEPCILGDLILTCYSKISRNARFGYELGIQEDKKKFLQEYKGLVEGREAVKLVLDFIRKYNLLMPLISSVALELGLL; this is encoded by the coding sequence ATGTTCAAAAACATTGCAGTTTATGGAGGCGGTAGTTTCGGTACGGCACTTGCTTGCCAAGTTGCTAGATGCTGTAATAATGCTACCTTATTCTTGCGTGATAGTGAAATTGCTAATGAAATTTCAATAAAGAAAACTAATAGTAAATATTTAGACGAAATTATATTGCCGAATAATATAATAGCTACTACGGATTTAACTACCGTCAAGGATTTTGAAGTAATTATTATTGCTACACCCTCTATAGCTTTTGATAGTGCAATAAAGCTATTAAAAACTTCCGGTATTTCACCGACCGGTATTTTATTAATTGCAACAAAAGGCTTTGCAAATAACCCTACCGAGCTATTATCGGCTAGAGTGAAATCTATATTGCCTGATAACCCGATAGCTTTTATTGCCGGACCGAATTTAGCTAAAGAAATAGCAAATGGGTTATTAACCGGGGTAACTATTGCAAGTTCTGATAAGGATTTAGCCGATAAGCTGGCAATCAGTTTAGCCTCGGAATTTTTTGTTACCACTAGTAGTGATGACATTATAACACTACAAATAGCCGGAGCCGTAAAAAACATCATTGCCATTAAAAGCGGTTTGTATGAAGCAAGCGGACAGGGAGAAAACGCTAGGGCTTTGCTTATTACGGATGCTTTAAAAGAAATAAAAATTTTATCAAAAGCTCTTGGGGGCATGCAAAGCGATCCGAATATTTTGTTTGAGCCTTGTATTCTTGGAGATTTGATTCTTACCTGTTATTCCAAAATATCACGTAACGCAAGATTTGGCTATGAACTCGGAATTCAAGAGGATAAAAAGAAATTTTTACAAGAATATAAAGGGCTAGTAGAAGGAAGAGAAGCGGTAAAATTGGTTTTAGATTTTATACGAAAATATAATCTATTGATGCCGCTTATTTCCTCGGTAGCTTTGGAACTTGGATTATTATAA
- a CDS encoding peptidylprolyl isomerase, whose translation MKKLSVIFLSISMLSSVAFADDKVIATYKGGEVRESQIMKELAPQLSMQPELKDKTFADFAPEQQEQLIKIFVNNILLKQEAEKSGIESSKEFQEKLDNAKNQLAQQELLSNYVKSHITDKMIDEEYNKYAASLKGKEEIKVAHILVKTQKEANEIKTKLSKGQNFAKLAQTYSTDTSTKANGGDIGYIILNQQGQLVPEFEKKAFALKVNEVSAPIKTDFGWHVITVLEKRPVRVPTIEEAKTMINNKLAGDVLKQYIAELESKADVKIMLPKKAEATDADSKK comes from the coding sequence ATGAAAAAATTATCTGTTATATTCTTATCTATCAGTATGTTATCTAGCGTAGCGTTTGCTGATGATAAAGTAATTGCTACTTATAAAGGCGGAGAAGTGAGAGAATCACAAATTATGAAGGAGCTTGCCCCACAACTTAGTATGCAACCCGAATTAAAGGACAAAACATTTGCAGATTTTGCCCCTGAACAACAAGAACAATTAATAAAAATTTTTGTTAATAATATTTTGTTAAAGCAAGAAGCAGAAAAGTCAGGTATTGAATCTTCTAAAGAATTTCAAGAAAAACTCGATAATGCTAAAAATCAACTGGCACAGCAGGAATTATTATCAAATTACGTAAAATCACATATTACCGACAAGATGATTGACGAAGAATATAATAAATATGCAGCGTCGCTTAAAGGTAAGGAAGAAATAAAAGTTGCTCATATTTTAGTTAAGACCCAAAAAGAAGCTAATGAAATTAAAACTAAATTAAGCAAAGGACAGAATTTTGCTAAATTAGCGCAAACTTACTCTACAGACACTTCTACAAAAGCAAACGGTGGAGATATCGGATATATTATTTTAAATCAACAAGGACAGCTAGTACCGGAATTTGAGAAAAAAGCATTTGCTCTAAAAGTAAATGAAGTTTCGGCACCTATAAAAACCGATTTCGGCTGGCATGTTATTACCGTGCTTGAAAAAAGACCGGTACGCGTACCGACTATAGAAGAAGCTAAAACAATGATAAACAACAAGCTAGCGGGCGATGTATTAAAGCAATATATAGCTGAATTGGAAAGCAAGGCCGATGTAAAAATAATGTTGCCTAAAAAAGCAGAAGCAACAGACGCTGATAGTAAAAAATAA
- a CDS encoding glycosyltransferase family 4 protein, translating to MKILNIMLSRDLGGIQQAFLDYSSALRLQKVEVINVTSFRAKINAFLPSKNFILGYKLPNLAPIDFFSSLILKYIIYKTKPNIIIAHGNRAINFSKFAKSKHIKLIGIAHNYSLKGLKKCDYVIALTKHMKKHLLTHNFTDSKIFLLPNMINIKKDFIPHKLYTNPIVIGMIARLVPKKGANVFIEAMHILREKRYEFKAIIGGNGEEAKKLLSLTDKLGLKDYILFTGWVKDKDKFFAGLDIFCLPSLHEPFGIILLEAMEASLPIVSSNTEGPSEILTHMQEGLLCENASSEDLAEKIMYLIDHPNKAQKFSQTAYLKLKENYDINIVSKKLVAFCESI from the coding sequence ATGAAAATTCTGAACATTATGCTAAGCCGTGACCTTGGCGGTATTCAGCAGGCTTTTTTAGATTATAGTAGCGCCCTGCGGCTGCAAAAAGTTGAAGTTATTAATGTAACTAGCTTTAGAGCAAAAATAAATGCCTTCTTACCTTCAAAAAATTTTATATTGGGCTATAAATTACCGAATTTAGCACCCATAGATTTTTTTTCAAGCCTTATTCTTAAATATATAATCTATAAAACCAAACCTAATATAATTATCGCCCACGGCAATAGGGCAATAAATTTTAGTAAATTTGCTAAATCTAAACACATAAAACTAATCGGGATTGCTCATAATTATAGCTTAAAAGGCTTAAAAAAATGTGATTATGTGATTGCTTTAACTAAGCATATGAAAAAGCATTTGTTAACACATAATTTTACTGATTCAAAAATTTTCCTTCTACCGAATATGATAAATATTAAAAAGGATTTTATTCCGCATAAACTATATACAAATCCTATAGTGATCGGCATGATTGCTAGATTAGTACCTAAAAAAGGAGCGAATGTTTTTATAGAAGCGATGCATATTTTAAGAGAAAAAAGATATGAATTTAAAGCAATTATCGGCGGGAACGGCGAAGAGGCAAAAAAATTATTATCCTTAACGGACAAATTGGGACTTAAAGATTATATATTATTTACGGGCTGGGTTAAAGACAAGGATAAATTTTTTGCAGGGCTTGATATTTTTTGCCTTCCGTCATTGCATGAACCTTTCGGTATTATATTACTTGAAGCTATGGAGGCTAGTTTACCGATAGTCAGCTCTAACACCGAAGGTCCTAGCGAAATTTTAACCCATATGCAAGAAGGATTACTTTGCGAAAATGCCTCAAGTGAAGATTTAGCCGAAAAAATTATGTATCTTATTGATCACCCAAATAAAGCGCAAAAATTTTCTCAAACTGCCTATTTAAAATTAAAAGAAAATTATGATATTAACATCGTTTCTAAAAAACTAGTTGCATTTTGTGAATCTATTTAA
- a CDS encoding Fic family protein, giving the protein MIWNWQHKDWPNFKYDQKLIFELEKRFINNSGILLGSTKYLSESDQNNLIVMLASNEALNTSEIEGEYLNRDSVQSSIKRYFNVAIDNRKATPAETGISEMLANMYYSYARPLSHNYLFSWHAMLTNGRRDLGSIGKYRIHEEAIQVISGKYHEPNIHFEAPPSNIVQKEMDKFIKWYNDNTDYILPLTKAAIAHLYFESIHPFEDGNGRIGRIITIKMLCQNIGQPILIALSHVINQEKKLYYNALERNNKSLEITDWILYFVEIIVKAQDYTLRNIEFLINKTKFYDRFKKILNIRQEKVIKRIFEEGVEGFKGGLSAENYINITKTSKATATRDLQELVEMQAFTKIGVLKGTRYNINLESK; this is encoded by the coding sequence ATGATATGGAATTGGCAACATAAGGATTGGCCTAACTTTAAATATGATCAAAAACTTATATTTGAATTAGAGAAACGTTTTATTAACAATAGCGGTATTCTTTTAGGATCAACTAAATATCTTTCAGAATCCGATCAAAATAATTTAATTGTTATGCTTGCAAGTAATGAAGCATTAAATACTTCTGAAATTGAGGGAGAATACCTAAACAGAGATAGTGTACAATCTTCTATAAAACGCTATTTTAATGTAGCAATAGATAATAGAAAAGCAACCCCTGCCGAAACCGGTATATCGGAAATGCTAGCTAATATGTATTATTCATATGCGAGGCCGTTAAGCCATAATTATTTGTTTAGTTGGCATGCAATGCTAACTAACGGTAGAAGAGATTTGGGTTCTATAGGAAAATATCGTATTCATGAAGAAGCTATACAAGTAATTTCAGGTAAGTATCATGAACCTAACATTCATTTTGAAGCTCCTCCATCTAATATTGTTCAGAAAGAAATGGATAAGTTCATAAAATGGTATAATGATAATACAGATTATATCCTTCCTCTTACTAAAGCTGCTATAGCTCATCTTTATTTTGAATCTATACATCCATTTGAAGACGGTAACGGAAGAATAGGTAGAATTATTACTATAAAAATGTTATGTCAAAATATAGGACAACCGATATTAATAGCTTTATCACATGTAATAAATCAAGAAAAAAAATTATATTATAACGCTTTAGAGCGCAATAACAAGAGCCTTGAGATTACTGATTGGATATTATATTTTGTTGAAATAATAGTTAAGGCTCAGGATTATACTTTGCGTAATATTGAGTTTTTAATAAACAAAACAAAATTTTATGATAGATTTAAAAAGATATTAAATATAAGGCAAGAAAAAGTAATTAAAAGAATTTTTGAAGAGGGAGTAGAAGGCTTTAAGGGGGGCTTAAGTGCTGAAAATTACATAAATATTACTAAAACTTCTAAAGCTACTGCTACAAGGGATCTTCAGGAATTAGTAGAAATGCAAGCATTTACTAAAATTGGAGTACTTAAGGGAACAAGATACAATATTAATTTAGAATCAAAATAA
- the mtaB gene encoding tRNA (N(6)-L-threonylcarbamoyladenosine(37)-C(2))-methylthiotransferase MtaB has product MTNSQEVVTFGCRLNIYESEVIRKNLVLSGLENVTVFNTCAVTSEAEKQARQAIRKAKKNNPDLKIIVTGCSAQNKPKIFADMPEVDKVIGNEEKLFAEHYRLTDEKIAVNDIMSVKETANHLVSSFDGKSRAFIQVQNGCNHRCTFCIIPYGRGNSRSTPIGAIANQVKHLVRNGFKEVVFTGVDVTAYGPDLPGSPTFAQMIKRVLGLIPELTRLRLSSIDVAEIDDELFNLIAYSPKIMPHFHISLQAGDDMILKRMKRRHNRQNVIDFCRKLRAIRPEVSFGADIIAGFPTETSEMFENSRALIEEAGLQYLHVFPYSEREGTPAAKMPQVLKSVRKERAEILRQEGQKQLHEFYKRHIGQKVELLIENNQLAHTENFIPVKLASPVEVGQIIKARLIGIEGDHMLCDIS; this is encoded by the coding sequence ATGACTAACTCACAAGAAGTAGTGACGTTTGGCTGTCGGTTAAATATCTATGAAAGTGAAGTAATTAGGAAAAATCTAGTATTATCGGGTCTTGAGAATGTAACGGTGTTTAATACCTGTGCAGTGACTAGTGAAGCCGAAAAGCAAGCAAGGCAAGCTATCCGTAAAGCAAAAAAAAACAATCCTGATTTAAAAATTATCGTCACCGGTTGCTCGGCTCAAAATAAGCCTAAAATATTTGCCGATATGCCGGAAGTCGATAAAGTTATCGGTAATGAGGAAAAACTTTTTGCCGAGCATTACCGATTGACGGACGAAAAAATCGCGGTTAACGATATAATGTCGGTTAAAGAAACGGCGAATCACTTAGTAAGCAGTTTTGACGGCAAGTCAAGGGCATTTATTCAAGTACAAAACGGCTGTAATCATCGTTGTACTTTTTGTATAATACCTTACGGTAGAGGTAATAGTAGGTCCACCCCTATCGGTGCTATAGCAAATCAGGTCAAACATTTAGTACGGAACGGCTTTAAAGAAGTTGTTTTTACCGGCGTGGACGTTACCGCTTACGGTCCCGATCTTCCTGGGTCGCCGACATTTGCACAAATGATTAAGCGCGTGCTTGGGTTAATACCGGAACTCACCAGGCTTAGGTTATCCTCGATTGATGTGGCGGAAATTGATGACGAACTTTTTAATCTTATAGCATATTCGCCAAAAATAATGCCGCATTTTCATATTAGTTTGCAAGCCGGTGATGATATGATATTAAAGCGAATGAAGCGTCGCCATAATCGTCAAAATGTTATTGATTTTTGCCGTAAGTTACGGGCTATTAGACCGGAGGTATCTTTCGGTGCCGATATTATAGCCGGCTTTCCTACAGAAACTTCAGAGATGTTTGAGAATAGTAGGGCATTAATCGAGGAAGCCGGTTTGCAATATTTGCATGTGTTTCCTTATTCAGAGCGAGAGGGAACGCCGGCCGCTAAAATGCCGCAAGTGCTAAAGTCAGTTAGAAAAGAAAGAGCCGAAATTTTACGCCAAGAAGGGCAAAAACAATTGCATGAATTTTATAAAAGGCATATCGGGCAAAAAGTAGAATTATTGATAGAAAATAATCAACTAGCCCACACGGAAAATTTTATTCCGGTAAAGCTTGCGAGTCCCGTGGAAGTAGGACAAATTATTAAAGCTAGGTTAATTGGAATAGAAGGGGATCATATGTTGTGTGATATAAGTTAA
- a CDS encoding CopG family antitoxin, producing MKYKLDAYEQDIEDNYEKMEIRNDAKEREMIMQAAKEHVVRKKSITIRVAEHDIEAMKFKASKKGIPYQTYINMLIHLDAAKL from the coding sequence ATGAAATATAAATTAGACGCTTACGAACAAGACATTGAAGATAATTATGAAAAGATGGAAATACGTAATGATGCAAAAGAGCGTGAAATGATAATGCAAGCCGCTAAGGAACATGTTGTTAGAAAAAAATCAATTACCATTAGGGTTGCCGAACATGATATTGAAGCAATGAAATTTAAGGCTTCTAAGAAAGGTATCCCTTACCAGACATATATTAATATGCTTATTCATTTAGACGCCGCAAAACTGTAA
- the mrdA gene encoding penicillin-binding protein 2, with amino-acid sequence MLNKKILHDQLVSRRAFLIGIGKLGLLSFLGVRMFYLQLIKSEEYKTLSDKNRINFVVIPPARGRIYDLEGNILATNQACFQLLIDRNSNVKYLDELALISQILNLSLEKQSYIKQKIKKSGRHTPLMILDQLDWQQVSLIEEQKQKLTSMFIDIGYSRFYPFSEVTCHLIGYTGRVNEQEKKEQELNIYNLSDFNIGKSGVEKYYEHKLRGEFGYKKVEVNAFGKQVREITNVASKSGIDIHLNIDAKLQKQIQPYLNQQGCSAIVMDTTNGNILILAASPVFESNNFSKLSDDYWSSLTNDPYKPLINKTVQNCYPPGSVFKIITVLAALESGIKPDKTFFCNGASVLGTNSFRCWNHHGHGTLDMLGAIKHSCNIYMYELSRIIGGDKILETARKFGFGSKTGIDLTSESSGFIPSKEWKKQKLKAPWTIGDTFNLAIGQGFTTVTPIQLARFITAIAGGKLYTPQIVKNDSEFQPKFQQIDIDPQNIKIIQEGLYNTVNITGGTAYYNRILGENRQLAGKTGTSQVQAKASAKDDLSRESIAWERRNHGLFIGFAPYHNPKYSVTIFVDHGGGGSRAAAPIARKIMSDVLDKYM; translated from the coding sequence ATGCTAAACAAAAAAATATTACATGATCAATTAGTATCGCGTCGAGCCTTTTTAATCGGCATAGGCAAGCTAGGGCTTTTATCGTTTTTAGGGGTGCGTATGTTTTATTTGCAGCTCATTAAAAGTGAAGAATATAAAACGTTATCCGATAAAAATCGTATTAATTTTGTGGTTATTCCTCCGGCAAGAGGACGAATTTATGATTTGGAAGGTAATATCCTAGCAACAAATCAAGCATGTTTTCAGTTATTAATAGATAGAAATAGCAACGTTAAGTATTTAGATGAATTAGCTTTGATAAGCCAAATTTTGAATTTGTCGTTAGAAAAACAAAGTTATATTAAGCAAAAAATCAAAAAATCCGGTAGGCATACACCTTTAATGATACTCGACCAGCTTGATTGGCAACAAGTATCTTTAATTGAAGAGCAAAAACAAAAATTAACCTCAATGTTTATTGATATAGGATATTCAAGATTTTATCCGTTCTCAGAAGTTACTTGTCATTTAATCGGCTATACCGGTCGTGTGAATGAACAAGAGAAAAAAGAGCAAGAATTAAATATTTATAATTTAAGTGATTTTAATATCGGTAAATCCGGAGTTGAAAAATATTACGAACACAAATTACGCGGTGAATTCGGTTATAAAAAAGTCGAGGTTAATGCCTTTGGTAAACAGGTAAGGGAGATTACTAACGTAGCTAGTAAATCAGGGATAGATATCCATTTAAATATTGATGCTAAGCTGCAAAAACAGATACAACCATACCTAAATCAACAAGGTTGTTCGGCAATAGTTATGGATACTACAAACGGTAATATATTAATTCTTGCTGCTTCTCCCGTATTTGAATCAAATAATTTTAGTAAATTATCGGATGATTATTGGAGTAGCTTAACTAACGATCCTTATAAGCCGTTAATCAACAAAACGGTACAAAATTGTTATCCTCCCGGTTCCGTCTTTAAGATAATTACCGTATTAGCTGCTTTAGAATCAGGCATAAAACCTGATAAAACTTTTTTCTGTAACGGCGCGTCGGTGCTAGGTACTAATAGTTTTAGATGTTGGAACCATCACGGTCACGGTACTTTAGATATGCTTGGGGCTATAAAACATTCTTGTAATATTTATATGTATGAATTATCAAGGATAATAGGGGGTGATAAGATATTAGAAACTGCTAGAAAATTCGGCTTCGGTTCAAAAACCGGTATTGATTTAACCTCGGAAAGTTCAGGATTTATTCCTTCCAAAGAATGGAAAAAACAAAAATTAAAAGCTCCGTGGACAATCGGTGATACTTTTAATTTAGCAATAGGGCAGGGCTTTACCACCGTTACGCCTATTCAATTAGCAAGATTTATCACGGCTATAGCCGGCGGTAAATTATATACCCCGCAGATAGTTAAGAATGATTCCGAGTTTCAACCCAAATTTCAACAAATTGATATTGATCCCCAAAATATTAAAATAATACAAGAAGGGTTATATAATACAGTGAATATAACCGGTGGCACTGCTTACTATAATAGAATATTAGGCGAAAATCGTCAATTAGCCGGTAAAACCGGTACTTCGCAAGTACAAGCAAAAGCAAGTGCAAAAGATGATTTAAGCCGTGAATCTATCGCTTGGGAACGACGTAACCACGGTCTATTTATAGGATTTGCCCCGTATCATAACCCCAAATATTCGGTTACTATTTTTGTCGACCACGGAGGCGGTGGCAGCAGAGCAGCAGCTCCTATCGCTCGGAAAATTATGTCCGATGTTTTAGATAAATATATGTAG
- a CDS encoding AbrB/MazE/SpoVT family DNA-binding domain-containing protein yields MKNYYSTLTSKGQLTIPTFIREKLDLSSGVKVEFIIQDNYIILIPINNSVRKLQGILPKPQNIINCEEMDEVIRGRYDRY; encoded by the coding sequence ATGAAAAATTACTATTCTACACTTACTAGTAAAGGGCAATTAACTATTCCTACCTTTATAAGAGAAAAGTTAGATTTATCTTCAGGTGTTAAAGTTGAATTCATTATTCAAGATAATTATATAATACTTATACCTATTAATAATTCAGTAAGGAAATTACAAGGTATCCTACCAAAACCTCAAAATATTATTAATTGTGAAGAAATGGATGAAGTTATTAGAGGCCGGTATGATAGGTATTGA